One Gammaproteobacteria bacterium genomic window carries:
- a CDS encoding NrdJb, whose product MVIKIDNPIADFEVISTEGDPPKIAEMAPENEVIAGIEGSASNVIQMHEKLERPEMLIGSTYKIKTPLSEHALYVTINDIVLNPETPYEKRRPFEIFINSKNMDHFQWIVALTRIISAVFRKGGDATFLVEELRSVFDPQGGYFKRGGKYTPSLVAEIGDAIEAHMKMIGMIREDDLDDHQQKLVDDKRQEYETRKQPSPEGGSTTGFPAEARLCSKCQTKAVVLLDGCMTCLNCGDSKCG is encoded by the coding sequence ATGGTTATTAAGATCGACAACCCCATCGCCGACTTCGAGGTCATCAGTACCGAGGGTGACCCGCCGAAGATCGCTGAGATGGCACCGGAAAACGAAGTCATCGCAGGCATTGAGGGTTCTGCTTCCAACGTCATTCAGATGCATGAGAAGCTCGAACGGCCGGAAATGCTGATCGGCAGCACCTACAAAATCAAGACTCCACTGTCTGAGCATGCGCTTTACGTCACCATCAATGACATCGTACTAAATCCTGAAACGCCTTACGAAAAACGACGCCCATTCGAGATATTTATCAACTCTAAGAACATGGACCATTTTCAGTGGATCGTTGCTCTGACTCGAATTATCTCGGCTGTTTTCCGCAAGGGTGGCGATGCCACCTTTCTGGTCGAAGAACTGCGCAGTGTATTCGATCCTCAAGGTGGCTATTTCAAACGGGGCGGAAAGTACACACCGTCATTGGTTGCTGAGATAGGAGATGCGATCGAAGCACACATGAAAATGATTGGTATGATCCGAGAAGATGATCTCGACGACCATCAGCAAAAACTGGTCGATGACAAGCGCCAGGAATATGAAACCAGAAAACAGCCCTCCCCTGAGGGCGGTTCGACCACTGGATTTCCCGCTGAAGCCAGACTGTGCAGCAAATGCCAAACCAAGGCTGTGGTTCTTCTCGATGGCTGTATGACCTGTCTCAACTGCGGCGACTCTAAATGCGGTTGA